From Ailuropoda melanoleuca isolate Jingjing chromosome 17, ASM200744v2, whole genome shotgun sequence, the proteins below share one genomic window:
- the RASD1 gene encoding dexamethasone-induced Ras-related protein 1: protein MGTAPASFRASPAGRKVTPRPAVERGAGDGSCWVSAWSPKTHAPHLATPPPNSSLESGAHGPPAAGDASVALWRPERAAKTSALTLSRGNGAAAGARFRDRGEKGGCRRRRAPRCAGTGRGVPRAAAGAPTAPLELSPWPPPSPAPLTPPLSPVGDVFILVFSLDNHDSFEEVQRLKQQILDTKSCLKNKTKENVDVPLVICGNKGDRDFYREVEQREIEQLVGDDPQRCAYFEISAKKNSSLDQMFRALFAMAKLPSEMSPDLHRKVSVQYCDSLPKKALRSRKLLRAGSGGGDPGDAFGIVAPFARRPSVHSDLMYIREKASGGSQAKDKERCVIS from the exons ATGGGGACAGCCCCTGCCAGCTTCAGAGCATCCCCGGCTGGGCGAAAGGTCACGCCGAGGCCTGCCGTAGAGCGCGGGGCGGGGGACGGGTCCTGCTGGGTCTCGGCGTGGAGCCCTAAGACCCACGCCCCGCACCTTGCCACACCCCCACCAAACTCCAGCCTGGAGAGCGGTGCCCACGGCCCCCCAGCCGCCGGCGACGCCTCTGTTGCCCTCTGGCGGCCGGAGCGCGCGGCGAAAACCTCGGCGCTAACACTGTCGCGGGGGAACGGGGCTGCCGCGGGAGCTCGCTTTCGGGACcgaggagagaaaggag ggtgccgccgccgccgcgcgccACGGTGCGCGGGGACAGGTCGGGGCGTCCCGCGCGCGGCGGCTGGAGCCCCGACGGCCCCGCTTGAGCTGTCCCCTTGGCCGCCGCCCTCACCGGCTCCTTTAACGCCCCCTCTGTCCCCCGTAGGAGACGTTTTCATCCTGGTGTTCAGCCTGGACAACCACGACTCCTTCGAGGAGGTGCAGAGGCTCAAGCAGCAGATCCTGGACACCAAGTCTTGCCTCAAGAACAAAACCAAGGAGAACGTGGACGTGCCGCTGGTCATCTGCGGCAACAAGGGTGACCGGGACTTCTACCGCGAGGTGGAGCAGCGCGAGATCGAGCAGCTGGTGGGCGACGACCCCCAGCGCTGCGCCTACTTCGAGATCTCGGCCAAAAAGAACAGCAGCCTGGACCAGATGTTCCGGGCGCTCTTCGCCATGGCCAAGCTGCCCAGCGAGATGAGCCCAGACCTGCACCGCAAGGTGTCGGTGCAGTACTGCGACTCGCTGCCCAAGAAGGCGCTGCGGAGCAGGAAGCTGCTGCGGGCCGGCAGCGGCGGCGGGGACCCCGGCGACGCCTTCGGCATCGTGGCGCCCTTCGCGCGCCGGCCGAGCGTGCACAGCGACCTCATGTACATCCGCGAGAAGGCCAGCGGCGGCAGCCAGGCCAAGGACAAGGAGCGCTGCGTCATCAGCTAG